One Thermoanaerobacter pseudethanolicus ATCC 33223 genomic window, CCCAAAGTCCTCCTGCTATCATCGCAGCTATAAGTGCAAAAGGTATGTGGATATACCAAGGTAATCCAGTAAAACTATAGCCTACCCAAACACCTACTATTGCACCTATCCAATACTGTCCTTCTGCACCTATATTAAATAGTCCAGCCTTAAAAGATATAGCTACACCCAATCCTGTCAATATAAGAGGTACAGCAGCTGCAAGAGTATTTGCAATATTATTAACTGAACCAAAAGCACCTATAAATAAAGATATATAAGCTGTTGTAGGATTAAATCCTGTAATAAGCATTATAATAGAACCAACTATTATTGCTATAAGCACAGCTGCAACAGGAATATACAGTTCTTTTAAAAGATTCTTCATTATCTCGCCTCCAATGTCGTCTTATCAAATCGCGAACCAGCCATAAGCATTCCTATTTGTTCTCTCGTTGCAGTTTTGCCGTCCAAAATATCCATAAGCTGTCCATTGTATATAACTCCAATCCTATCTGATAATGCCATTATTTCTTCTAGCTCTAATGAAATGAGAAATACAGCAGCACCTTTATCTCTCAATTCAAGTAGTCTCTTATGGATATATTCTATAGCACCAACGTCCATTCCTCTTGTGGGTTGAACTGCAATTAAAAGCTTAGGATTGTATCCTACTTCTCTCGCCAGTATTACCTTTTGCTGATTTCCTCCTGATAAACCACGAGCCTTAAGCATGTACTCAGGAGGCCTTACGTCAAACTCTTTAACTTTTCTCTCGGCATTTTCATATACTTTTTTATATTGAATTACACCATAACGAGAATAGGTGGGATCTTTATATTCCCTCAAAATCAAATTTTCTGCAATTGTAAAATCCAAAACAAGTCCATCTGCTTGCCTATCTTGTGGAATATACGATATACCCTCTCTATAAAGCTGTCTTGTAGTAAAATTTGTAACATCTTTCCTGTAAAATAAAATATTACCAGATTTCTTAGGCCTTAATCCCATTATAGCTTCTACTAATTCTAACTGCCCATTTCCATCAATACCAGCCAGTCCAAAAATTTCTCCTTCGTGTATATCAAAACTTACATCTTTAACCTTAGGAACGTTCTGCTGGTCAACTACATTTAAATTTTTAACACTTAAAACGACATCCCCTGGCTTGTACTCACTCTTTTCTATTCTCAATACTACTTCTCTACCTACCATTAAATTAGCAAGTTCTTGCTCATTCGTTTCTTTTGTGTTCAAAGTACCAACAGTTTTACCTCTTCTCATAACTGTAACTCTATCAGAAATTTCTAATACTTCTTCTAATTTGTGACTTATAAATATTATTGACATACCTTGTTTTACAAGTCCCCTCATTATTTCAAATAATTTTTCTGTTTCCTGAGGAGTAAGCATAGCTGTTGGCTCATCCAAAATCAAAAGTTTTGCTTTTCTATAAAAAGCCTTTAAAATCTCAACTCTTTGCTGAAGACCAACAGATAAATCTTTTACTTTTGCTTCAGGATCTATTTCTAAGTGATATTTTTTTGAAATCTCTCTTATGAGTTCATTTGCTTTTTCCCTATCGTAAGTTATGCCTTTAGGCTCTGCACCTAATACAATGTTTTCTGCAACTGTCAAAACAGGAATAAGCATAAAGTGTTGATGTACCATTCCTATACCTTTTTCAATAGCTTCATGAGGACCACTTAGATTGAGTTCTTCACCATCAAAAATGAGCTGACCTGAATCCGGTTTATATAAGCCGTATATAATATTCATTAAAGTAGATTTGCCAGCACCATTTTCTCCAAGTATAGCGTGAATTTCTCCCTTTTCAACTGTAAGGTTGACATTGTCATTTGCTACAACCTTAGGAAATACTTTCGTAATATTCTTTACTTCCAATATAGCGCTCATACTCCTACCTCCAAAAAGGGGCTGAACAGTATTCAGCCCCGGTTTTTTATGGTTTTAGTTTATTTTGAAACTTTGTCAGATACTGTTATCTTACCGTCTTTTATATCTTGTGCTAATTGATTAACTTTATCTATGATAGATTGTGGAACATCTTTATTCACTTTACCTATTCCAACACCGTCATTCTTTAAGTCAAAGTATACAATTCCACTCTTAAAGTTGCCATTTAAAGTATCTTTTATAACATTGTATGTTGCAACATCAACCCTCTTAACTGCTGATGTCAAAACATGATCAGGAGCTAAATAGCTTTGGTCTGCGTCAACACCAATAGCATATACGTTTTTCTCTTGGGCTGCTTTTATTACTCCGTCACCAGTACCACCAGCAACTTGGAAGATGATTTCTGCACCCTGGCTTATCTGTGTCAAAGCCATTTGTTTACCTGTTGCTGGGTCATCGAAATTATTTGTATAATTGATTAGAATTTTTATGTCCGGATTAACAGCTTTTGCACCTTGTTGATAACCTGCAATAAAGCGATCAACTGGTGGTATCTGCATTCCGCC contains:
- a CDS encoding ABC transporter ATP-binding protein; this encodes MSAILEVKNITKVFPKVVANDNVNLTVEKGEIHAILGENGAGKSTLMNIIYGLYKPDSGQLIFDGEELNLSGPHEAIEKGIGMVHQHFMLIPVLTVAENIVLGAEPKGITYDREKANELIREISKKYHLEIDPEAKVKDLSVGLQQRVEILKAFYRKAKLLILDEPTAMLTPQETEKLFEIMRGLVKQGMSIIFISHKLEEVLEISDRVTVMRRGKTVGTLNTKETNEQELANLMVGREVVLRIEKSEYKPGDVVLSVKNLNVVDQQNVPKVKDVSFDIHEGEIFGLAGIDGNGQLELVEAIMGLRPKKSGNILFYRKDVTNFTTRQLYREGISYIPQDRQADGLVLDFTIAENLILREYKDPTYSRYGVIQYKKVYENAERKVKEFDVRPPEYMLKARGLSGGNQQKVILAREVGYNPKLLIAVQPTRGMDVGAIEYIHKRLLELRDKGAAVFLISLELEEIMALSDRIGVIYNGQLMDILDGKTATREQIGMLMAGSRFDKTTLEAR